The Drosophila subobscura isolate 14011-0131.10 chromosome A, UCBerk_Dsub_1.0, whole genome shotgun sequence genome includes the window AAACGCTGAGCAAATAAACGAGTGCACATTGTAATCTGGTGATTGTATGCCTACGAAATATGCATAACTGAAACGTAATGGAAAGCAATCGACACCGAAGCCAGTACAgtctgggtctgtgtctgtgtctgtgtcggcAGGAGGCATCAATTATTCCACAAATGTTGTTACAGAACaatagaaataaaagcaaatacaaTCTTTGTAACGATGTTGACAATGCTGCCCGATGGCTGGTGAAAGTTTTCCTTTGGGTTTGCCTTGTCCTGGCCGTGTTTTGTCAATAGTTTGCTCACCCGCCCACCCATTGGCCTGTGGTTATTCTTGGAGTTCTTGGGGCGCCCCACCTACCCTTGCCTACTACAACTGACAATGCCTGCGGACTGTCAGCACACACTTGGCGGCTTTCGGAGGCTCTGCGAACTGTCTTCGCCTTGGAAACTGAAGGCAAGTTGCAGTTTGTTGattccttttgtgtgttggagccgtttgccatttgtggATGTGCCCAAACGGGCCGAGGGACACGCTTTAACGCTCCTGCGTGGAGTCTATCGggcaatcaaaataaacaacaacctAGACCATGGGTACATATCTGCTTTAAAGATCtttaaaaacaattctccctctctcttgtgtgtgtgtgtgtgtgtctgtgtggtggGTGTATCACAAAgcaatttaaactttaattacGCCCTCAAAGACGACAATTATCGTAGCATACATTGCAGCGCacgctgcctggctgtctggcGTTGGCGATTCGAGGAGAAAGGCGCTCgacttccactccactccacctccATGTCCTTCAGCTGTGGACAAATAACAGATGCCAAGAAATGGTTGTAAGCAAAAATGAGAACTGCCCTCTGACTTGCCTGCCTGTTGgtggctctctttttgtgtgttttgtcgGCAACTGTACCGCCAGATCTTTGTTCCGCGCTCAAGGCCAACTCAACTGCTTGGACGGAGAGGTCTTGGCCAACTATCAGCTAACATTCGCCAAGTCCAAGTTCAtgtgcatctctctctctctttctctcgcgtgtgtgtgtgtgtgtgtgtgtgtgagtgagtgtgtgatGGACTGCCAGGTCCAAACATGTTTGATTTTCTGCCTTCAGTGCTGTCAGTGGACGTGGAAATCGAGTAAAAGCACCCGCAATCCgcgtttgatttgtttgtgtggcaacCGGGCAACGGATCGGCTGGGGCAAATGgttaaaaatcaacaaaattacaagacttacatatgtacacacacacacacacacacacacacacacacacatgcatgtgtaCCTTGTTTCGTCTACGACACTGACACGCATCGaacacacaaatggaaatgctaatAAAATTATAGTGCCAAGGGCGGAGACGACCCTAAATGTAGACGGGCAACGATATGGCAAAAGCTAAAGCCAGAcagagggtgtgtgtgtgtgtgtgtgtgtgtgtgtactccCTCCCTCCGTGTAACTCGCTCTTCCTTGGGTAATCACTAGATAATAACATTTTGCGCAACGGAATTGCATACAAGAGTCGGGAGTGAGgtgaaaacaaatgaaatatcgCCAGTTCGGGCACGACACAATAATGCAGTGGGGGAGTACCCACCCTTAGCCCCACCACTCactgatagagagagaaagagttgAAGTGAGCAGAAGAGAAGGAAATGCGTGCACTGGCAGAAATATTTCGCTCTACTTATCTTCCTCTGAAGAGAGGTTCCATGGGGTTTACTTTGGTTAGTGCTTGTTCTATCTGTCAGCTATTGGAGCCTTTCGTTATATTATTTCAGGGTCTACTGGCAAGAACTATGGTACTTTGGTACACATCTAAAGTACTTTTGATCCATAAATCAACCATCGCTAAGAGACTGCCCTTAGCTTGGCGTTTCTGTCCGATCGTTTCCATGAGGATCATCCATTTTCTTTGTGGAAAGTAAGCGTGAAAGATCTCTCCCTGCCCCTCatgtttctctcagtgtacgCCCATTGCAGTCCCGCTGGCTGGGTAAAATGTGAATGTGCCATTAGCCATTACCCATTCGGATGTAATGCGCTGTGGGTGGCAgcaggcatttgcattttgggcctttgccttttgttggctCTCCCTTTGTGCCACCTACTTACATATTGAAAGTGACTCGGGAATCCTTGCTGGTGGGGGGTTGGATGAGCGTGTTGGCTTTGACACATAAAGAGGGAACAGGGGCTAGCCCCGAACCGAAGCCAACACAAACTTACACACAAAGTGGAATCATTTGCATGTATTgggaatttgttttgttgcaggCAAGGCAGGCGCCACCAAGGGTCGTTCGCCAACGCCGACACCCAATCGTGATAATGGTGGGGGCGGCACTGTGGCTGGAGCCGCGGCTGGAGGTGGAGTTGGTGGTGCAACAtcaggcggtggcggtggcgctggcggagcaacaacagccggCAGATCCACACTACATGCGAACAAAACGATACTGAAAACGGTCTCCGTGTTCCTCGCCAGCGGCAAACGTAACTCGAGCAACCAACAGTCGAAGGCCGCCGCGGCTGCCCTGCAGAACAAGCGGCAGCTGCGCCAAAGGAGAATGGAGGAGCTAAGCggcaaaataaatccaaagCTGCTCGACAGCCTGCGCAAGAAGACGCGCTTCAGCAAGTGAGTTTCAGTTAGCATTCTGAGCAGTCCTGTGGCATGTCGAACCCTTGTTGCAGAGATGAACTGGATGCGCTGTGCCGCATCTATCGGAAGCTCGTGTCCAACTGCCAGTACGCGGCCAAGACGCTGGCCTCGAGCTCTTCCAGTGCAGCCATTGCCAAGCCCCATGCAGCCGTCGAGGGCATCGATCGCATTGTGTTCCGGGAGCTGTTGCACAGCACCTTCGACATTGTCACCGAGGAGATCCTGATGGAGCGCATCTTCTGCAGCTGGGACAAGGCGCACGAGGGCCTGCCGCTGCGGCTCGAGGGCTGGCTGATTGGGCTCTCGACATTTCTGCGCGGCACTTCCACGGAGCGGGCGGGCTTCTGCTTTCGGGTGTACGATCTCAATCAGGATGGATTCATAACCAAGGATGAGATGTTCACGCTGCTGCGCAACTGTCTGATCAAGCAGCCGCAGGACGAGGATCCCGACGAGGGTGTCAAGGATCTCGTGGAGATTGTACTCAAGAAATTTGACCTCGACAAGGATGGCAAGGTAATTGTACTCCCCCCTTGGGACTTCCTCCACTCTATCCACCTTTGCATTCAGGTATCGCTGGAGGATTTCATGGCCACAGTCAGCGCCGAACCGCTGCTGATTGAAGCCTTTGGCCAGTGCCTGCCCACGGACAGTGCGGTCGGCTCCTTTTTCTCCACGCTGCAGGTGTAAATCAAAGCCTTACTTGTTGTGTCTTGTGAAGTAAATAAAGTTGTACGTTAAACGGCAATCGATAACTGAGGGGTACCCGTCGTTGAAGAGCCTCTCAGTGCAGCAGCGATCGTAGCTGGTGACCCCGATCACAGTTAAATCATTGGCTAAATGAGCACCGGGAGGGTAGGGGCTGGTTTATTCCATCTAAAAGCACACCAAGTGGTCGGTGTCACATGCGCAAAGACGCCGACCGACACTTGATTAGAGTGAGAAGCTGCTGGTTGCGTTCAGAAGGTGACCCCGACCCACGCCATGCCAGAGATATGCAATCCATTTCTGCGAACAGTTGTGTGTGCGATAATTTGCACGTACATTTGTCTATCCATAATCTGAAGAAATCAACGGAGAACGGAGAACAGAGAACGGAAACCAGAGAACTGCGAACTGAGATGACACGGCGCTGCTCGACATTCGTTTGCGTCTTCGAAGGTTCGAGTGCCGTTCCGGTGAGTGTCAGTCGGCCAGTTGCAGGCAGATCTAGTCATCGTCGCATTTATGCAAGCGTCAAGTGAAACAATAAGCCGGCCGAGTAGTCGAGCGGTGCGGTAATGCGAGCTAATTTATTCGATTAGCCAGCCGCatccacagagagacagagagacggagagacaggcagacagagagacacagagcaaATGGTCACGAATCTTGTTTATCTATCGAGTGCATTCATGCAACGCCCAAAGCGAGTATCACATTGTTTGTACGCCGCtgccccaccccccaccccccactctgccacatgccactgcccgcctgcccgcctgcccgaACACTGAATATGAGTGTGGAAGGTGGACCGGATTTGGCATAGAACCGGAATGAGTGCAGCAGACAGTGGCGGCATTATATAGTAGCTAAGAAAAAACGAACACCACCTTGGAGTGCTCGATTCCGGTCCGAATCGAACCAAGAAGTAGTCGCTTCCACGCTGTCCTTGGCATTCAATTGTTGATCTGGATTGAGCCTATAAGAGGCATGCGAACACGTTTGGAGCAAGAAGGAAGCCCAGTAAATCATTGAGCGCTTTCAGCTAACAAGGTTCCGTTTCACCAGATCCATTGGGCATTATATCGGTAGATACTCTCTACAGATTGCTGCGTTGCTTTACAGATATTCCTAGCTGTTCTAACCAACAAAATCTGTTGGCATTACAAgtacatttttgtatacaaTCAGCTTGGAGAGTTGCTCACGTTCAGcccttttttatttgtttcttgtCAAACGATTTTATTACTGCTAATCATGGGTTGTGTCAGTCGAATGCAGGTTGAAGTTGTTTGCCtggatttatttttgaaatcgACTTATCCGTGGGATTATCACACTGCTTGGCATGCACTTGGTACCTTAACCCTGCCACCAAATAAAAAGCGATTCATCatgctgcatcatcatcatcaagccACAAGATAGGCGCTCTGGAGAGTGTAAACAAATATGAAATCTTATCGCTGGCTTCCGAATATCAACTCCGAATGAGCTCGAAAGCTGGCATGATGCAATGTGCTCAAAGTAAGTGCCAATTAGACGCATTTTTGTTACAGTTTCTTGCCGTAATGACTGGGCGGAGAGTGTTTATTATTCTTTTAATGCACTTGCACTTAAGTATGCACTTACGTGTGTATCTACACTCGTCATTGTGGTAGCTAATGCTCGGGGATTGGGTCACAGGCTGAAAGTAAAGAGATGGCAGCATTCAATTACACTGATAAAACATTAACATACAAATGTTCTGTTAGAGCTATGTTCTGCTTGTGCTATGTTATGTTAGTAGTGTGCACTGTTGGTGCTCTGTTCTGTTAGTTGCTCCTATGTTATGTTGCTCCTCCGTTCTGTTGGTCCGCTATTCTGCTACTCCTCTGTTATGTTGCTCCTCCGTTCTGTTAGTCATCTCTCCTGCTACTCCTCCGTTCTGTTAGTCATCTCTTCTGCTACTCCTCTGTTCTGCTACTCCCCTCTCCTGTTAGTCCGCTGTTAGTCTCCGCGTGGGTAACGCCAGCGCAAACTCTTGCCAGATCTTTGCTTGTGTGTTTGCGCAGTGCATGAACCCTGCATTTTATGATTGATGATTGGTAGGGGAGTGGGAGACTAGTTATAGTTGTACATTGCATTGTTGTACTATTAATATCGGACTCTGATTAGctcaggcacacacacacacgcgtgaTGGTTGGACTAATCTGAGCGCGTCGTTCCATATAGATCGGATTGGGTCGTATCGCATCGTGTGTGATCGACATGTTTCGTTTGGAGTCGCTTAGTAATAGAACGCTTCTGCTCGCGGCTCTCGCCGGCGCAGTGCCGCGCTCGTGCAATCTGTGTACTTGTGAGTGGGACTGTTAAAACTGTCTTGTtagtgtgttagtgtgtgtgtgtgtgctccagcTTTGAGTGTGCTCCAgctcagtgtgtgtgcgagtgtgcgagtgtgttcGTATATTTGAAATAATAACTTATACGACCCGACCGGCATGGCATGCATGCCGCCGCCACACGGTGTGGTGCGTAGTGTTTACTTTTTCGTCGAAACTCAGTCCGAATTCGTTAACAGCCGCTAACGGTTTGCTCTTGCTCCGCTCTCCACGATCTGCCGCCAAGCCCGAAAGATCCTTGTAACGCAACTCCTTGCCAACATGTCGAAAGTGTCGCAAAGGTCAGTAATATTTTACAATCGTTCTTCGAGCTCGCCGCTCTGTTGGCAACTGCAAAATAATCTTATCATCGCgtacagaaacacacacacaaaatatgcacatgggaatttgttgtacaaatataaattgtacACGCGTACGTTGAATTATAGTCTGTTCTGCcagataacacacacacaacacaacacacacacacacacacacacacacacatttgtggcTCTCCGTGGTGTCCGTGCCGTTCCTTATCGAGACCCGAGAGCCAGAAGCCAATTCCTGCGGTTGCTGGGGCCAGGGTTCGCAGGGTCCAATGGGGTCAGTGTCAATCGGGGTGTAAGTGCTGTCGTGATTATCCAGATTATTACTATTTTTATGATGCACAGATTAATTGGCAGCCAGCTTTttgaaccgaaccgaaccggtTGGCTTATTCCGTTAACCTTTGGGCCATTGTGCAACACCGCACCAGGGGATGAATCTCCCGGCGATCGATTCGCTTCAGTTGCGACAGGCTCGGTGATTGCTGCCCACTAGACcacgaaaaaaaagcaagcgAGATAAGCTGAGAAATTGTTAATTCATTAGAAACAAATACTGGAACAGGAAACTGATTCATGAAGATGACAGGTTAACAAGTGCTCCACGATTATCGCTGGATTGGCATGATTTTAGTGCGAGGATTaggcaaagaaaaatccaTACGAGTTTCAATTATCCATAAATCCATAATCCATAAATTTACAATCTCCACAATCGACGGGCATGGAAAAGTTCTTTAAGTTCAGTTGGGTTTCGGTTTATGGTCTGTGGAGTGAGAGATTGCCTAAAAATAGAATGGAAAAAAATGCAGCGATAAGCGCGCTCACCATTGGCATTATTATGACACTCATGgggggggcagggggcagctaCGGCCAGGGTTGGTCAACTGATGGCACGATCATCTGTCCCATGCCCGTGGCTACATACAGACAAAtatcatatgtacatccatatgtgGCTGGCTGATCTTTGTTCGCCTACGAATATGTGTCAcaagcagcgcaaaaaaagaaacaaaagaaaaacatctGACAAAAAGTTTCGGCATTATCAAGAGATCTCACGCAGCTGCAGGGCAGTGTAATTGTTATTGTAATGCGAGCACGGTACGATACCGGGGGGTCTGCTTTGGTCTGTGCTGGTCATATACATGATAAAAGCTGACCAAAGGCGAACCCGGTGGCCCAGAGCAGCAAATGAGAGTCGGGGCGCCGCACCCAAAGATACTCTTGCAGGTCAATCAGTTAACATTTGTAGCAATAATGAAACGGAATTCATACACCGAAATATGCACAAATGTGGAGCTCAGCAAAGACGCAAAATGTAAGGAAGAGAGAATGCAAAAGGAAGCGTATCTTGGGCGGGCAGAGACATCAGCTGTTTGTCGCTGCCCCACACTCGAATTTTGGTAGGTAACGAGCGCCTGCTAATGCCAGCACCTAGATTAGACTTCGCTCCACTCCATTTGCGTTGACTCTGCACTTAATAATTATGATGTGATGCAAAGATCAAGGGTTTAATTAGCAGACGGCacgcactgccactgccactggcacccTGAACATACGTATTCCACTGATCCACTgatctctccactctcctctcctcttctcttctcttgtCTACactcctttttctttttagtgCTGGCAACAATGCTAACGGTACCAGCGCCACGAACAGCAGCGACATTTACAAcattgtgctgctggtggtggacaTTGTGTTGCTGCTCGTCAAGTTCTGGCTGGCGATAGTCGAGTCGATAGTTGGGCTCTTCCAGACGAAGGTGCAGGAGAATGTTAGCGGTAAATTTGTGCTGATCACCGGCGCTGGCCATGGCATGGGCAAGCAAATGGCACTGCAGTACGCCGCTCTGGGGGCCACCGTCATCTGCTGGGACGTGAACGAGCAGACGAACAACCAGACGGTGAAGGACATCAAGCAGAAGGGCGGCAAGGCCTTCGGCTATGTGTGCAATGTGACGAAGCGCGAGGAGCTGATTGAGTTGGCCCAGAAGGTGCGCAAGGAGCATGGCTTCATCCATGTGGTGGTCAACAATGCCGGCATCATGCCCTGCCATCCACTCCTGGAGCACACCGAGAACGAGATTCGCCTCATGTATGACATCAATGTGATTTCACATTTCTGGGTAAGTTTTTTGTGCGATCAGATTGAAGGTTGGTGGTcacactccctctccctctcactctccctccctctctttctctttagATGATTCAAAGCTTTCTGCCCGAGATGATTGAGCGCAACGAGGGCAGCATTGTGGCTCTCTCCTCCTGTGCCGGACTCTTTGGCCTCATCAATCTGGTGCCCTATTGCGGCACAAAGTTCGCTGTGCGCGGCTACATGGCCGCCCTAGCCGAGGAGCTGCGCCAGAAGAATCCACAGAACAATGTAAGTGTTGGCAAACGGCCACCGCTCTGACTGCAGCTTGAGGTtaactgttgttgttctccagGTAAAACTGACCACCATTTATCCGTACATGATCGACACGGGTTTGTGCAAGAATCCCCGCTATCGCTTCCCCAGCCTGTTCCAGCTGATTTCGCCCGATGTGGCGGCCGCCTCCATTATTCAGGCGCAGCGCGAGGGCCTCGAGGAGGCAGCCATTCCACGCAGCTATCTGGCGCTGGAGAAGATCGGACGCCTGGTGCCACGCAAGGCCATGCGATTGGTCAATGATTTCGTTGACACTGGCGTCGACACGGACAAGCACTAGGCGAGCCCATGGTGCATCAATCCACCACGCTTACTCACCACGCACACGCGCTAGAAAGGGACaggcagatagagagagagagagtggtgaGTAAATGCGCCTTCACTCTCTCCGCTTTAGGTCTTAGAGCTTTagtagttgttttttttcttctttataattaattttccctAACTGCTTTGTGTGCAATCTGTTGGAGGGTGCGGAGTGTGAGTGCAGAAATGCTCAATTTAGCTGCTAATCAGGTCGTTACTTAAATGCTTAAATGATAATTGTGTGGGTCCGCAATAAAGTGTCGCCATAAATGTTGTTTTGCCGCCTACTTGCCCGCAGGCGCGGCCTTCTTTTTGCCCTTCTTGGCCTCCACGTTGGCCGCATCTTGGGAGCCGACAGACGCTTGGCTTGGAGCTTgacgctcctcctcctccatgtaCCACTCCTCGAAGACGGTGCGCTCCATGACGATTTTACGCTTGGAACGCTTGCGCTCCAcactgagcagcagctcctggaaGTCGGCAATGGCCGCGCGGAACTGCTCGTCGTCGTTGATGAGCTGCAGAAAGTCCTCGGGATTATCGggatccagctccagctcaacATAGCTCTCGTCGCCACCATTGCGGGCACGCTCCTgctcggccagcagctgggtGCGGCGCTTCAGTTTCATTTCCTCGACGCGTGCCTCCAGGAGTTTGCTGCGCAGAATCTCGCGCTCAAACATCTGCGCGAGGGGGGACAACAATTTGGCATCGGAAAGATTCAAAGAGAGCAAAACTTACGGCTGCCATGAGGGTCTTCTCCTTGCTGTTGGACGATCTCATGGCATGGTCCAGCAGGAGGATCTGTGTGTCGCCGTTGGCCAGGGCAATGGCCAGCAGGGAGCCCTCCGGGCGGAAGACCACATCCCTGATGGCCGAGCCAAAGTTGATGCTGTACACGGGCTGCcgctggtgcagcagcagatcccaGAAGTCGACGACGCCCGCCTTGTCGCCGGTGGCGAAGAGGGAGCAGCGGCCGCTGCTCCAGGCGCCGCACACGATTTCCTTCTTCTTGCGGATGTACATGGTGCTGGGCCCGTCCTTGGCCTCCTCGGACCACACGCGCGCGCGCCAGTCGCCCGTCGCCAGGAAGTTCTTCACGAAGAACGGATTGCGGTGGATGCTGCGCAGGGGGCCGGCGAAGAGCTGGTAGTGGGCCAGGAGCGTCTCCTGGGGCGTCATGCCCTTGCGATTGCCCACAAAGACGCAGCCCATGTCGCTGCCAATGATGAAGCGCACGGGTATGGTGTACTCGAACTCGAGCACCATCACCCCGTGGGCATTGTGGCGCTCCTGGCGCTCCTGCGGCAccggctccagcagcagctcgtgcACCGGCATCATCAGATCGCGCGTGTCCCAGTGCTTGATGGAGCCGTCCAGGGAGCCCGTGTAGAACTCCGTGTTGGACTTGGAGTGCACCCAGCAGAGGGCTTTGGTGCTCTCGCGATGGGCCGTCTCCAGCGGACACATGCGCAGCGGCAGGCCGCTCTCGAAGGTGTTCCAAATGCACACCTTGCCCGACCACGTGCCTCCAGCCAGATGGTTCTCGTCCTTGGGGCAGATCTTGGCGCGCGAGACGACCTCGTTGCAGTCGTGGTGGAGCAGCGGCTTGAGCGGATTGTTCACCTCCCAGACGTAGAAGCCGTTGTCGCCGCCATTCCACGCATTGCCATCGCTCGGCACCAGCTTCTGGCCGGTGGCACGCAGGCGATAATGATTCGAGAACTGCGTCATGAATAGCTTCTCATTGCTGGGCATCCAGTCGACGCCGTTCATTTGGcgcggcggcagccacaggTCGTGGAACACGTTCACGACGCGCGCCACAAAGCGCTGGGCCAGGTGCTGGCCCAGTTCGGTCTGCAAGTCGCCGAAGAAGTCCTCGAAAATGTTGATGGCATTGTTCTGCTCGGCCACGTGCATCATCGAGCGCATCATGTCGGTCACCTGAACGCCCCAGCTGTCGTCGCGCTCCACCTTCTTGCGGTGGCGCACCGTCTGCTCCTCGTCGTTGATGTTCAAGTCGCGGGGCCAGCCGCCCTCGCAGTGGTACATCCCATGCTGGTCGTGTGTCACATTCTCCGTCTCCACGATGCTCAGGGCCATCTGCTCGCTGAGCTGTGTGGCACGCACTGCCGGATCCCGCAGAATGTAGTTCAGGCGCTGCCGTCCACTCGGATGGACGCTGACCATCAGCTCGTTGCGATCCTGGAACCGACATTGGCGCCCGAACAGGCGGCGTGAACGCGAGTAAATAAATTGGTTCTGATACATGACGAAACGGGGGGGTTTAATGTTTTGTCTTTGACCGATCCCTGTATTTAATGATTGATTTTCTACTTGTGTGAAATATCGTTGTTTGTTTCACTGTGAAGTGAAAGCATAAAAGCAACGCTAACGTTGTTCATTTTTTCGTATTCGAAATTTAAGCtgctgcttatttttgttcaCAGCGCGCCAACTATTCACACAAAACGCCGTGTGTAGAGTTGCAGTCGATTGTATTTGTATCGATAGGCATGTGTATCGTACTTTTTctgtacggtatattttgatttttttagttttaaacttatTCTGTAAACATTCCAACAAAGAAAGTCGTggaaactagccaatcttgtggagaattgattgataaatcgtaTTAAATTATAGTTCAAGCGCGAAGACTTCTAACTAGAtagtaaaatc containing:
- the LOC117903184 gene encoding EF-hand calcium-binding domain-containing protein 1, whose translation is MGKAGATKGRSPTPTPNRDNGGGGTVAGAAAGGGVGGATSGGGGGAGGATTAGRSTLHANKTILKTVSVFLASGKRNSSNQQSKAAAAALQNKRQLRQRRMEELSGKINPKLLDSLRKKTRFSKDELDALCRIYRKLVSNCQYAAKTLASSSSSAAIAKPHAAVEGIDRIVFRELLHSTFDIVTEEILMERIFCSWDKAHEGLPLRLEGWLIGLSTFLRGTSTERAGFCFRVYDLNQDGFITKDEMFTLLRNCLIKQPQDEDPDEGVKDLVEIVLKKFDLDKDGKVSLEDFMATVSAEPLLIEAFGQCLPTDSAVGSFFSTLQV
- the LOC117903183 gene encoding 17-beta-hydroxysteroid dehydrogenase 13 codes for the protein MSKVSQSAGNNANGTSATNSSDIYNIVLLVVDIVLLLVKFWLAIVESIVGLFQTKVQENVSGKFVLITGAGHGMGKQMALQYAALGATVICWDVNEQTNNQTVKDIKQKGGKAFGYVCNVTKREELIELAQKVRKEHGFIHVVVNNAGIMPCHPLLEHTENEIRLMYDINVISHFWMIQSFLPEMIERNEGSIVALSSCAGLFGLINLVPYCGTKFAVRGYMAALAEELRQKNPQNNVKLTTIYPYMIDTGLCKNPRYRFPSLFQLISPDVAAASIIQAQREGLEEAAIPRSYLALEKIGRLVPRKAMRLVNDFVDTGVDTDKH
- the LOC117903181 gene encoding dynein intermediate chain 3, ciliary translates to MYQNQFIYSRSRRLFGRQCRFQDRNELMVSVHPSGRQRLNYILRDPAVRATQLSEQMALSIVETENVTHDQHGMYHCEGGWPRDLNINDEEQTVRHRKKVERDDSWGVQVTDMMRSMMHVAEQNNAINIFEDFFGDLQTELGQHLAQRFVARVVNVFHDLWLPPRQMNGVDWMPSNEKLFMTQFSNHYRLRATGQKLVPSDGNAWNGGDNGFYVWEVNNPLKPLLHHDCNEVVSRAKICPKDENHLAGGTWSGKVCIWNTFESGLPLRMCPLETAHRESTKALCWVHSKSNTEFYTGSLDGSIKHWDTRDLMMPVHELLLEPVPQERQERHNAHGVMVLEFEYTIPVRFIIGSDMGCVFVGNRKGMTPQETLLAHYQLFAGPLRSIHRNPFFVKNFLATGDWRARVWSEEAKDGPSTMYIRKKKEIVCGAWSSGRCSLFATGDKAGVVDFWDLLLHQRQPVYSINFGSAIRDVVFRPEGSLLAIALANGDTQILLLDHAMRSSNSKEKTLMAAMFEREILRSKLLEARVEEMKLKRRTQLLAEQERARNGGDESYVELELDPDNPEDFLQLINDDEQFRAAIADFQELLLSVERKRSKRKIVMERTVFEEWYMEEEERQAPSQASVGSQDAANVEAKKGKKKAAPAGK